A part of Arachis hypogaea cultivar Tifrunner chromosome 12, arahy.Tifrunner.gnm2.J5K5, whole genome shotgun sequence genomic DNA contains:
- the LOC112729153 gene encoding uncharacterized protein, translating to MAAGEVVVAAGATPELLAISATLDPAAVAGKRLCRRRDPMPVRVLIGISVLFEFRGYYGHCLLVSVIVIGICRRCRLGWLPGCRRAGSETAAVSVQPFLLRFELLRLLRKWLGTEVLAAGISIVDLGLRRKGFCDAFGLWICFLRIWAQKSRRVYLVIDMFCIDVDYLLYPRLYLDIFFERDRDCIG from the exons ATGGCTGCCGGAGAAGTGGTTGTGGCTGCCGGAGCcacaccggagcttctggccatTTCTGCCACTTTAGACCccgctgccgtcgccggaaaacgCCTCTGCCGCCGTCGAGATCcaatgccggtaagggttttaattgggatttctgtcctttttgaattccGAGGTTACTATGGTCACTGCCTGTTGGTTTCAGTCATCGTGATTGGAATTTGTCGCCGCTGCCGCTTggggtggctgccgggctgccgccgagccggttcggagaccgccgctgtgtcggttcagccgttcctccttcggttcg agttgttgagactgttgcgaaagtggcttggaaccGAGGTTTTGGCTGCCGGGATTTCGATTGTTGATCTCGGGCTGAGGCGGAAAGGATTCTGTGACGCGTTTGGATTATGGATTTGttttttgag gatatgggcgcagaagtcacgaagagtttatttagttattgATATGTTCTGTATTGATGtagattatttattgtaccctcgcctttatcttgatatattctttgagagggatagggattgtattggttaa